In the genome of Natronorubrum daqingense, the window GCCCGTCGTGAAGAACGGACGCAGGTTCGAACGGACCGAGAGGTCAGCCGCCTCGAGCGAAAAGCGAACCGGCTGGAACGCGAGCGCGACGACGCCCGCGAGGACGTCTCTGAACTCGAGGACAAAGTCGAGCGGATGAAAGCGCTCTGGAAACTCGATCACTCGAATTTCAGTGACGTCTCGGCGAAAAAGGAGGGACTCGTTCCCGTCAAAGTCGTCGAGAAGTTCACGAAGGGGGCGATTCGCGAGGCTGACGAGCAGTACGGGCTCGTCGACGACGACGTCGTCTACGTGCGAGACGCGAGTGGCGCCGGGAAATCGACGGCCACGCTCCTCGCGGGGTTCGAGCCGCGGGTCGTCTTGAAAGACGGCGGCCTCTCGGAGATCGCAGACGAGATTCTCTTCGAGAACGAGATTCCGGTCGGGCCGGCGGACGACGTCGCGATGCAGGAAGTCGACGAACTGGCCGTCGCTCGCGAAGACGACGTCGAGGCGGTCATCGACGACTGGCACGAGCGGGCGACGGAGCGAGAACTCGATCGCAAGGCGGCGATGGTCGATCAACTCATCAGCGAACACCGGGCCGGCGACAACGAGGTCTGAAGGGCCGCATGTGCGGCTTCGCGATTATTCTACTCTGGCGATTCGATCGGTGAGAGCACCTTCGGCACCGCTTCGGGTTCGACTTCTTCGGTTAGATCCGCCACTTCGTCGACCGGGCCGTTGACGAACAACGCGTGAACGATAAATCCGAGCGATACGAGTCCGAGTGCAGCGACCGAGAGCTCGAGGGCGACTGGCGTGGCGTAGCCGATAACTGCTCCAAGACCGAGACTCGCGGCGATACAGACCAGGACGAGGTCGTAGTACTGGAGCGTGTAGTCCATACGCACCGTACGGGTGCGTGCGACAAAATGGTTCGGAGCGCGATGGCAACGTCGGTTTCCGATTAGAACATGCCGAAACTCTGGAGCAGCCCCGAGACCAGCGCCTTGACGACGAGTCCGAGCCCCCCGAGAACGAGCGCTATCCCGATGGCGATCAGCGGACTCACGTACGCGATGAGCCCAATTCCGGCGAGTACGAGCACCAACCCAGCGATTCCCAACGGGCCGAGATTCTGCAGCATACGACTTCTGTCCTGTCGAAGGAAATAAACGACGTGGTTTCCCGCCTCGGGCCCGTCCTCGGATGGTTTGCGATGCAATCAGTAAAGGGTTAAACGGATCGCCTCCGAAAGGCGAACCATGAGCGACGACGGTGAGGGCGGCCGGAAGAACCTCCGGATGCCGGACGACGACGAGGTCTTCGCGACCGTCACCAACATGCTCGGAGCGAATCGCGTGAAAGTACGCTGTGCAGACGGCCAAGAACGCACTGTACGCATCCCCGGCAAGATGCAAAAACGTATCTGGATTCGCGAGGACGACGTCGTTCTCGTCGAGCCCTGGGACTGGCAAGACGAGAAGGGCGACATCACCTGGCGCTACGAGAAGAGCGAGGCCGACCAGCTCCGACGAGAAGGCCAC includes:
- a CDS encoding DUF7470 family protein, which encodes MLQNLGPLGIAGLVLVLAGIGLIAYVSPLIAIGIALVLGGLGLVVKALVSGLLQSFGMF
- the eif1A gene encoding translation initiation factor eIF-1A codes for the protein MASERRTMSDDGEGGRKNLRMPDDDEVFATVTNMLGANRVKVRCADGQERTVRIPGKMQKRIWIREDDVVLVEPWDWQDEKGDITWRYEKSEADQLRREGHIH